One window from the genome of Hoplias malabaricus isolate fHopMal1 chromosome X2, fHopMal1.hap1, whole genome shotgun sequence encodes:
- the LOC136677491 gene encoding chemokine-like factor has product MADEPPVRAVEVDKAFLKSVRGLLKAAEMLVVFVAFVCFAAADRPQYIAASCVEFIITLAFLLLYLFKLNKTLTFFFWPLIDVFNSFFAALFIFILSIVAISTYTVKGTLAGGIVCLMAVVLWCVDGYYLFRKITFNQRRGATS; this is encoded by the exons ATGGCAGATGAGCCGCCTGTCAGAGCTGTGGAGGTGGATAAAGCCTTCCTGAAGTCTGTGAGAGGTTTACTGAAGGCAGCAGAGATG CTGGTGGTTTTCGTGGCGTTTGTGTGTTTTGCGGCGGCTGATAGGCCTCAGTACATCGCAGCGTCCTGTGTGGAGTTCATCATCACCCTCGCGTTCCTGCTGCTGTACCTTTTCAAACTCAACAAAACACTCACCTTCTTCTTCTGGCCCCTCATC gacGTGTTCAACTCTTTCTTTGctgcactgtttatttttatacttaGCATCGTCGCTATCTCCACATACACAGTGAAGGGGACGTTAGCCGGAGGG ATCGTGTGTTTGATGGCTGTGGTTTTGTGGTGTGTGGACGGTTATTACCTCTTCAGGAAGATCACATTCAATCAGCGGAGAGGAGCGACTAGTTAA